A genomic region of Cannabis sativa cultivar Pink pepper isolate KNU-18-1 chromosome 1, ASM2916894v1, whole genome shotgun sequence contains the following coding sequences:
- the LOC115705302 gene encoding uncharacterized protein LOC115705302 isoform X1, protein MPKVRSVRSLSFDQSRVSPYPCTTSKDDNPTNFCSPLVSVDDMKEWEEARCPICMEHPHNAVLLKCSSHEQGCRPYMCNTSYRHSNCLDQFCKSSEPYPSTALLQEIPLTSNASRRISEEPSLPGLTGPCGSLMHGNLVCPLCRGDVFGYMVIMPARQFMNTKVRSCSSETCDFNGTYTELRKHARSEHPFERPSEVDPMRQRDWRRLEWERDLEDVLSVVQPSSFEDPPDNVDSWMSSFFSNMFRSIEIVLYSRVLNASRDREQSHYRRSDRMPRLHQDIGSNSSGTRRNNNFHDSNRQARRLRWRTPQPNYEVDTVSDIHSNYVAGTAPFPRRSSYSFRDRTNHGRRLHWRNQRWSSHNNQR, encoded by the coding sequence atgccAAAGGTTAGAAGCGTAAGGTCCTTGTCTTTTGATCAATCTAGGGTATCTCCTTACCCTTGTACTACATCTAAGGATGATAATCCAACCAATTTTTGTAGTCCATTGGTCTCAGTTGATGATATGAAAGAATGGGAAGAGGCTAGGTGCCCTATATGCATGGAACACCCACATAATGCTGTGCTTTTGAAATGTTCGTCTCATGAGCAGGGATGCCGGCCTTACATGTGCAATACAAGCTACAGGCACTCAAACTGCCTTGACCAGTTTTGTAAGTCATCTGAGCCTTACCCTTCAACAGCATTGTTGCAAGAAATTCCTCTCACAAGCAATGCCTCTCGCAGAATAAGTGAAGAACCATCACTGCCTGGGTTAACCGGGCCTTGTGGGAGCCTTATGCACGGAAATCTTGTCTGCCCTCTATGTCGAGGAGATGTCTTTGGCTATATGGTAATAATGCCTGCTCGTCAGTTCATGAACACCAAAGTTAGAAGTTGCTCTTCCGAAACTTGTGATTTTAATGGAACCTACACAGAACTGAGGAAACATGCGAGATCTGAACACCCTTTTGAGAGGCCATCAGAGGTGGATCCAATGAGGCAGCGCGATTGGAGAAGGTTGGAATGGGAAAGAGATTTGGAGGATGTCCTTAGCGTAGTGCAACCGAGTAGTTTTGAAGACCCACCAGACAATGTTGATTCTTGGATGTCATCTTTTTTCTCCAACATGTTTCGTTCTATTGAGATTGTGCTTTACAGTCGTGTTTTGAATGCTTCAAGAGATAGAGAGCAATCCCATTATAGAAGATCAGATAGAATGCCTAGGTTACATCAAGATATTGGTTCTAACAGCTCTGGCACCAGACGAAACAATAATTTTCATGATAGTAATCGCCAAGCCAGAAGGCTGCGATGGCGCACACCACAACCAAACTATGAGGTGGACACAGTTTCAGATATCCATTCAAACTATGTGGCTGGAACTGCTCCTTTCCCTCGGAGGAGCAGTTATTCTTTTCGAGATAGAACAAATCACGGGCGACGACTTCACTGGCGGAATCAGAGATGGTCAAGCCACAATAACCAGCGGTGA
- the LOC115705302 gene encoding uncharacterized protein LOC115705302 isoform X2: MKEWEEARCPICMEHPHNAVLLKCSSHEQGCRPYMCNTSYRHSNCLDQFCKSSEPYPSTALLQEIPLTSNASRRISEEPSLPGLTGPCGSLMHGNLVCPLCRGDVFGYMVIMPARQFMNTKVRSCSSETCDFNGTYTELRKHARSEHPFERPSEVDPMRQRDWRRLEWERDLEDVLSVVQPSSFEDPPDNVDSWMSSFFSNMFRSIEIVLYSRVLNASRDREQSHYRRSDRMPRLHQDIGSNSSGTRRNNNFHDSNRQARRLRWRTPQPNYEVDTVSDIHSNYVAGTAPFPRRSSYSFRDRTNHGRRLHWRNQRWSSHNNQR; the protein is encoded by the coding sequence ATGAAAGAATGGGAAGAGGCTAGGTGCCCTATATGCATGGAACACCCACATAATGCTGTGCTTTTGAAATGTTCGTCTCATGAGCAGGGATGCCGGCCTTACATGTGCAATACAAGCTACAGGCACTCAAACTGCCTTGACCAGTTTTGTAAGTCATCTGAGCCTTACCCTTCAACAGCATTGTTGCAAGAAATTCCTCTCACAAGCAATGCCTCTCGCAGAATAAGTGAAGAACCATCACTGCCTGGGTTAACCGGGCCTTGTGGGAGCCTTATGCACGGAAATCTTGTCTGCCCTCTATGTCGAGGAGATGTCTTTGGCTATATGGTAATAATGCCTGCTCGTCAGTTCATGAACACCAAAGTTAGAAGTTGCTCTTCCGAAACTTGTGATTTTAATGGAACCTACACAGAACTGAGGAAACATGCGAGATCTGAACACCCTTTTGAGAGGCCATCAGAGGTGGATCCAATGAGGCAGCGCGATTGGAGAAGGTTGGAATGGGAAAGAGATTTGGAGGATGTCCTTAGCGTAGTGCAACCGAGTAGTTTTGAAGACCCACCAGACAATGTTGATTCTTGGATGTCATCTTTTTTCTCCAACATGTTTCGTTCTATTGAGATTGTGCTTTACAGTCGTGTTTTGAATGCTTCAAGAGATAGAGAGCAATCCCATTATAGAAGATCAGATAGAATGCCTAGGTTACATCAAGATATTGGTTCTAACAGCTCTGGCACCAGACGAAACAATAATTTTCATGATAGTAATCGCCAAGCCAGAAGGCTGCGATGGCGCACACCACAACCAAACTATGAGGTGGACACAGTTTCAGATATCCATTCAAACTATGTGGCTGGAACTGCTCCTTTCCCTCGGAGGAGCAGTTATTCTTTTCGAGATAGAACAAATCACGGGCGACGACTTCACTGGCGGAATCAGAGATGGTCAAGCCACAATAACCAGCGGTGA
- the LOC115705302 gene encoding uncharacterized protein LOC115705302 isoform X3 translates to MCNTSYRHSNCLDQFCKSSEPYPSTALLQEIPLTSNASRRISEEPSLPGLTGPCGSLMHGNLVCPLCRGDVFGYMVIMPARQFMNTKVRSCSSETCDFNGTYTELRKHARSEHPFERPSEVDPMRQRDWRRLEWERDLEDVLSVVQPSSFEDPPDNVDSWMSSFFSNMFRSIEIVLYSRVLNASRDREQSHYRRSDRMPRLHQDIGSNSSGTRRNNNFHDSNRQARRLRWRTPQPNYEVDTVSDIHSNYVAGTAPFPRRSSYSFRDRTNHGRRLHWRNQRWSSHNNQR, encoded by the coding sequence ATGTGCAATACAAGCTACAGGCACTCAAACTGCCTTGACCAGTTTTGTAAGTCATCTGAGCCTTACCCTTCAACAGCATTGTTGCAAGAAATTCCTCTCACAAGCAATGCCTCTCGCAGAATAAGTGAAGAACCATCACTGCCTGGGTTAACCGGGCCTTGTGGGAGCCTTATGCACGGAAATCTTGTCTGCCCTCTATGTCGAGGAGATGTCTTTGGCTATATGGTAATAATGCCTGCTCGTCAGTTCATGAACACCAAAGTTAGAAGTTGCTCTTCCGAAACTTGTGATTTTAATGGAACCTACACAGAACTGAGGAAACATGCGAGATCTGAACACCCTTTTGAGAGGCCATCAGAGGTGGATCCAATGAGGCAGCGCGATTGGAGAAGGTTGGAATGGGAAAGAGATTTGGAGGATGTCCTTAGCGTAGTGCAACCGAGTAGTTTTGAAGACCCACCAGACAATGTTGATTCTTGGATGTCATCTTTTTTCTCCAACATGTTTCGTTCTATTGAGATTGTGCTTTACAGTCGTGTTTTGAATGCTTCAAGAGATAGAGAGCAATCCCATTATAGAAGATCAGATAGAATGCCTAGGTTACATCAAGATATTGGTTCTAACAGCTCTGGCACCAGACGAAACAATAATTTTCATGATAGTAATCGCCAAGCCAGAAGGCTGCGATGGCGCACACCACAACCAAACTATGAGGTGGACACAGTTTCAGATATCCATTCAAACTATGTGGCTGGAACTGCTCCTTTCCCTCGGAGGAGCAGTTATTCTTTTCGAGATAGAACAAATCACGGGCGACGACTTCACTGGCGGAATCAGAGATGGTCAAGCCACAATAACCAGCGGTGA
- the LOC115705252 gene encoding periodic tryptophan protein 2: protein MNYRFQNLLGAPYRGGNAIVTNNTELISPVGNRVSVIDLIKSQTLTLPVQSSSNICRIAASPDGVFLLTVDENRRCLFINLRRRVVLHRITFKHPVNAVKFSPNGAYIAVAMGKLIQIWRSPGFKKEFFPFELVKTFADCDDKVTTLDWSPDSSYLLAGSKDLTARLFCMEKLKSSQVRDKPFMFLGHRDTVMGVFFGVDKKTNKACKVYTITRDCYIFSWGFKANEAEFDEMEVEASEPPSPGTPDRDIEGNLVGDNTGNLKKRVDRDRKSSNLGEESGYLQKGKWELLRKDGFSQAPSKLTACDYHRGLDMVVVGFSNGVFGLYQMPDFVCIHLLSISREKITTAVFNQLGNWLTFGCAKLGQLLVWEWRSETYILKQQGHYFDVNCLAYSPDSQLLATGADDNKVKVWTVSSGFCFVTFTEHTNAVTALHFMGNNHCLLSASLDGSVRAWDLFRYRNFRTFTTPSARQFVSLAADQSGEVICAGTLDSFEICVWSMKTGRLLDILSGHEGPVHGLMFSPSSAVLASSSWDKTVRLWDVFEGKGAVESFTHTHDVLTVVYRPDGRQLASSTLDGQINFWDPIDGVLMYTIEGRRDIAGGRLMTDRRSAANSSSGKCFTTLCYSADGSYIFAGGCSKYICMYDVADQVLLRRFQITHNLSLDGVLDFLNSKNMTEAGPLDLIEDDNSDVEEGVDKQTRGKLGYDLPGSMPNHGRPVVRTKSLRLAPTGRSFAASTTEGVLVYSIDDTFIFDPTDLDIDVTPEAVEAALNEDQPSRALLLSLRLNEDSLIKKSIFAVNPVDIAAIATSVPQRYLQRLIEALADLLESCAHLEFILRWCQELCKVHGNSIQQTSRNLLPSLKSLQKAITRIHQDLAETCSSNEYMLRYLCSSSSKK from the exons ATGAACTATCGATTCCAAAATCTTCTTGGAGCTCCTTATAGAGGAGGCAATGCTATAGTCACCAACAATACTGAGCTAATCTCCCCAGTTGGTAACCGAGTTTCTGTTATTGACCTCATCAAATCTCAAACCCTAACTTTGCCAGTTCAATCATCTTCGAATATATGTCGAATTGCTGCCTCGCCCGATGGTGTGTTCCTCCTCACCGTCGACGAGAATCGCCGTTGTCTCTTCATAAACCTTCGGCGACGAGTTGTGCTTCATCGTATTACCTTCAAGCACCCTGTAAATGCTGTCAAATTCAGCCCCAACGGTGCTTATATTGCCGTTGCTATGGGTAAGTTGATCCAAATTTGGCGATCACCTGGCTTCAAAAAGGAGTTTTTTCCATTTGAATTGGTTAAAACTTTCGCTGATTGTGATGATAAAGTTACTACATTGGACTGGAGCCCGGACTCGAGTTATTTGCTTGCTGGGTCAAAAGATTTGACAGCTAGATTGTTTTGTATGGAAAAATTAAAATCGAGTCAGGTTAGGGATAAGCCATTCATGTTTTTGGGTCATAGAGATACGGTTATGGGTGTCTTTTTTGGTGTTGATAAAAAAACCAATAAGGCCTGCAAAGTTTATACGATTACACGGGATTGTTATATCTTTAGTTGGGGTTTCAAGGCTAATGAAGCTGAATTTGATGAAATGGAGGTGGAAGCTTCCGAGCCACCCTCACCTGGTACCCCTGATAGGGATATAGAAGGGAATTTAGTAGGTGACAATACTGGTAATTTGAAGAAGAGAGTGGATCGTGATAGAAAAAGTAGTAATCTGGGTGAAGAGAGCGGGTATTTGCAGAAAGGGAAATGGGAGTTGTTGAGGAAGGATGGTTTTAGTCAGGCCCCATCAAAGTTGACTGCCTGTGACTATCATCGAGGGCTTGATATGGTGGTTGTGGGGTTCTCCAATGGTGTATTTGGGTTGTATCAAATGCCTGATTTTGTATGCATTCACTTGTTATCTATATCAAGGGAAAAGATAACAACTGCAGTTTTTAATCAGCTTGGTAATTGGTTGACTTTTGGGTGTGCGAAGCTAGGACAGTTGCTTGTATGGGAGTGGCGGTCGGAGACTTACATACTTAAGCAGCAGGGgcattattttgatgtaaattgCCTTGCATATTCACCAGATTCACAACTTTTAGCTACTGGAGCAGATGATAACAAAGTGAAG GTTTGGACTGTTTCCTCAGGCTTTTGCTTTGTAACGTTTACTGAGCATACCAATGCTGTCACTGCTCTTCATTTCATGGGCAATAACCATTGTCTCTTAAGTGCTTCTCTGGATGGATCTGTCCGTGCGTGGGACTTGTTCCGCTATCGAAATTTTCGAACATTTACAACCCCTTCTGCCAGACAGTTTGTTTCTTTGGCAGCAGATCAGAGCGGAGAAGTTATATGTGCTGGCACTCTGGATTCGTTTGAG ATTTGTGTATGGTCAATGAAGACTGGACGTTTGTTGGACATTCTTAGTGGTCATGAAGGTCCTGTTCATGGTTTGATGTTCTCTCCTTCAAGT GCTGTCCTAGCTTCATCTTCATGGGACAAAACAGTTCGCTTATGGGATGTTTTTGAGGGAAAAGGTGCAGTTGAATCATTCACTCACACGCATGATGTTCTCACTGTGGTTTATCGTCCGGATGGAAGGCAGTTGGCTAGTAGTACATTAGATGGGCAAATTAATTTTTGGGACCCAATTGATGGCGTACTAATGTACACCATCGAGGGACGCAGGGATATTGCTGGAGGGCGTCTTATGACCGATCGTAGATCAGCAGCTAACTCAAGTTCTGGAAAATGCTTCACAACCTTATGTTACTCTGCTGATGGGAGTTACATATTTGCTGGGGGATGTAGCAAGTACATTTGTATGTATGATGTTGCCGATCAG GTGTTGCTTCGTCGGTTTCAAATAACTCATAACCTCTCGTTGGATGGAGTGCTTGATTTCTTAAATTCAAAGAACATGACAGAGGCTGGACCACTTGATCTTATTGAAGATGACAACAGTGATGTGGAAGAAGGTGTAGACAAACAAACCCGAGGGAAACTAGGTTATGACTTGCCAGGATCCATGCCTAACCATGGTAGGCCAGTTGTACGAACAAAATCTCTAAGACTTGCACCCACTGGTCGAAGCTTTGCAGCATCAACAACGGAGGGTGTTCTTGTTTATTCAATTGATGATACTTTCATATTTGACCCAACAGACCTTGACATAGACGTTACACCTGAG GCAGTTGAGGCAGCACTGAATGAAGATCAGCCAAGCAGAGCTCTACTTCTTAGTCTCCGTCTAAATGAGGACAGTCTAATCAAGAAAAGCATTTTTGCTGTGAATCCAGTTGATATTGCTGCCATTGCCACGTCAGTCCCACAAAGATATTTGCAGAGATTAATCGAGGCACTAGCTGATCTTTTAGAAAGTTGCGCGCATCTAGAATTCATACTAAGGTGGTGTCAG GAGCTTTGTAAGGTTCATGGTAACTCTATACAACAAACTTCCCGAAATCTGCTTCCTTCTTTGAAGTCCTTACAGAAAGCAATCACTAGAATACATCAGGATTTGGCAGAGACTTGTTCTTCAAATGAATATATGCTAAGATATTTATGCTCGTCAAGCTCCAAGAAATAG
- the LOC115705275 gene encoding protein MOS2 — protein sequence MKLSFSLPSKTNSKPNPIKPSNNFGDDSKNSSNPVDSKQFVTEFNAHEIVNDSGRQKASVIPPIQNEWEPRKKMKNFELPLVQADGSGGLHFEVESLSAVAEANDSNMSYGLNLRKSTKGVEETEGPKDQVIGSDSKPPLMEPSRNVPAEDGLLQKLKFDLHRLPEDQGMDEFTDMPVEGFGAALLAGYGWYEGRGIGKNAKEDVKVVEYHKRTDKRGLGFVSDDVPTPGVNSKQKLNSKGKENDREKEKEKGREDRNREGGNFVEKYVRIVGGSDAGLKGRIVEKLSRDRVVVRLSRSEKLVELQVGDVADLGSKEEERCLKRLKELKIKERGLKRVEEFPRSQDRSEIKANKPVREEVRRDSKSLNNESRNSSSVGQISWLTSHIRVRIISRDLKGGRLYLKKGKVVDVVSPRVCDISMDESNELIRGVSQDLLETALPRRGGPVLVLFGKHKGIYGSLVERDLDQETGIVRDADTHALHNVHLEQVAEYIGDPSYLGY from the coding sequence ATGAAACTTTCATTCTCCCTCCCTTCTAAAACAAATTCAAAGCCAAACCCCATAAAACCATCAAATAACTTTGGGGATGATAGTAAGAACAGCAGCAATCCCGTGGATTCTAAACAATTTGTCACTGAATTTAACGCACATGAAATTGTAAATGACAGTGGCAGGCAAAAGGCTTCGGTTATCCCTCCTATACAAAATGAGTGGGAGCCACGTAAAAAGATGAAGAATTTTGAACTTCCACTTGTGCAAGCCGATGGCTCTGGTGGTCTTCATTTTGAGGTTGAATCATTGTCCGCTGTTGCAGAGGCTAATGATTCGAATATGTCATATGGCCTCAACCTGAGGAAGTCTACTAAGGGTGTTGAAGAGACTGAAGGCCCTAAGGATCAAGTCATCGGTTCAGATTCTAAACCACCATTAATGGAACCATCAAGAAATGTTCCTGCAGAAGATGGTTTGCTTCAGAAATTAAAGTTTGACCTGCATAGGTTGCCTGAGGATCAGGGAATGGACGAGTTTACAGATATGCCCGTGGAGGGTTTTGGTGCTGCTTTGCTTGCTGGATATGGATGGTACGAAGGGAGAGGCATTGGGAAGAATGCCAAGGAGGATGTTAAGGTAGTTGAGTATCACAAGAGAACGGACAAGCGTGGTTTGGGGTTTGTGAGTGATGATGTTCCCACTCCTGGTGTGAAttctaaacaaaaattaaatagcAAAGGAAAAGAGAATGATagggagaaagagaaagaaaagggCCGAGAGGATAGGAATAGGGAAGGTGGAAATTTCGTAGAGAAATATGTGCGGATAGTTGGGGGAAGTGATGCAGGTCTGAAAGGAAGGATTGTTGAAAAACTAAGTCGTGATAGAGTAGTTGTGAGGCTATCGAGGAGTGAAAAGTTGGTGGAACTGCAAGTTGGTGATGTTGCAGATCTgggttctaaggaagaagaaagatgcTTGAAGAGATTAaaggaattaaagattaaaGAAAGAGGCTTGAAGAGAGTAGAGGAGTTTCCAAGGAGTCAAGACAGGTCAGAAATTAAGGCAAATAAGCCAGTGAGGGAGGAGGTAAGAAGAGACAGTAAAAGCCTCAATAATGAAAGTAGAAACTCTAGTAGCGTTGGGCAAATCTCGTGGCTTACAAGCCATATCAGGGTTAGGATCATTAGCAGAGACTTGAAAGGAGGAAGACTGTATTTGAAGAAGGGCAAAGTGGTTGATGTGGTAAGTCCTAGGGTCTGTGACATATCCATGGACGAGAGCAATGAGCTTATTCGTGGTGTCTCACAAGATCTTCTTGAGACTGCACTTCCTCGACGAGGAGGGCCAGTACTTGTTTTGTTTGGGAAACATAAGGGAATCTATGGCAGCCTTGTGGAGCGGGATTTGGACCAAGAAACTGGTATTGTTCGAGATGCAGATACTCATGCTTTGCATAATGTCCACCTAGAACAGGTTGCAGAATATATCGGGGATCCAAGTTATCTTGGCTATTGA
- the LOC115705276 gene encoding protein MOS2-like: MKLSFSLPSKTNSKPNPIKPSNNFGDDSKNSSNPVDSKQFVTEFNAHEIVNDSGRQKASVIPPIQNEWEPRKKMKNFELPLVQADGSGGLHFEVESLSAVAVANDSNMSYGLNLRNSTKGVEETEGPKDQVIGSDSKPPLMEPSRNVPAEDGLLQKLKFDLHRLPEDQGMDEFTDMPVEGFGAALLAGYGWYEGRGIGKNAKEDVKVVEYHKRTDKRGLGFVSDDVPTPGVNSKQKLNNKGKENDKEKEKGREDRNREGGNFVEKYVRIVGGSDAGLKGRIVEKLSHDTLVVRLSRSEKLVELQVGDVAYLGSKEEERCLKRLKELKIKERGLKRVEEFPRSQDRSEIKANKPVREEVRRDSKSLNNESRNSSSVGQISWLTSHIRVRIISRDLKGGRLYLKKGKVVDVVSPRVCDISMDESNELIRGVHFLDEEGHKGIYGSLVERDLDRETGIVRDADTHALHNVHLEQVAEYIGDPSYLGY, encoded by the coding sequence ATGAAACTTTCATTTTCCCTCCCTTCTAAAACAAATTCAAAGCCAAACCCCATAAAACCATCAAATAACTTTGGGGATGATAGTAAGAACAGCAGCAATCCCGTGGATTCTAAACAATTTGTCACTGAATTTAACGCACATGAAATTGTAAATGACAGTGGCAGGCAAAAGGCTTCGGTTATCCCTCCTATACAAAATGAGTGGGAGCCACGTAAAAAGATGAAGAATTTTGAACTTCCACTTGTGCAAGCCGATGGCTCTGGTGGTCTTCATTTTGAGGTTGAATCATTGTCCGCTGTTGCAGTGGCTAATGATTCGAATATGTCATATGGCCTCAACCTGAGGAATTCTACTAAGGGTGTTGAAGAGACTGAAGGCCCTAAGGATCAAGTCATCGGTTCAGATTCTAAACCACCATTAATGGAACCATCAAGAAATGTTCCTGCAGAAGATGGTTTGCTTCAGAAATTAAAGTTTGACCTGCATAGGTTGCCTGAGGATCAGGGAATGGACGAGTTTACAGATATGCCCGTGGAGGGTTTTGGTGCTGCTTTGCTTGCTGGATATGGATGGTACGAAGGGAGAGGCATTGGGAAGAATGCCAAGGAGGATGTTAAGGTAGTTGAGTATCACAAGAGAACAGACAAGCGTGGTTTGGGGTTTGTGAGTGATGATGTTCCCACTCCTGGTGTGAAttctaaacaaaaattaaataacaaaggAAAAGAGAATGATAAGGAGAAAGAAAAGGGCCGAGAGGATAGGAATAGGGAAGGTGGAAATTTCGTAGAGAAATATGTGCGGATAGTTGGGGGAAGTGATGCAGGTCTGAAAGGAAGGATTGTTGAAAAACTAAGCCATGATACATTAGTTGTGAGGCTATCGAGGAGTGAAAAGTTGGTGGAATTGCAAGTTGGTGATGTTGCATATCTgggttctaaggaagaagaaagatgcTTGAAGAGATTAaaggaattaaagattaaaGAAAGAGGCTTGAAGAGAGTAGAGGAGTTTCCAAGGAGTCAAGACAGGTCAGAAATTAAGGCAAATAAGCCAGTGAGGGAGGAGGTAAGAAGAGACAGTAAAAGCCTCAATAATGAAAGTAGAAACTCTAGTAGCGTTGGGCAAATCTCGTGGCTTACAAGCCATATCAGGGTTAGGATCATTAGCAGAGACTTGAAAGGAGGAAGACTGTATTTGAAGAAGGGCAAAGTGGTTGATGTGGTAAGTCCTAGGGTCTGTGACATATCCATGGACGAGAGCAATGAGCTTATTCGTGGTGTGCACTTCCTCGACGAGGAGGGCCATAAGGGAATCTATGGCAGCCTTGTGGAGCGGGATTTGGACCGAGAAACTGGTATTGTTCGAGATGCAGATACTCATGCTTTGCATAATGTCCACCTAGAACAGGTTGCAGAGTATATCGGGGATCCAAGCTATCTTGGCTATTGA